A window from Candidatus Polarisedimenticolia bacterium encodes these proteins:
- a CDS encoding dipeptidase: MTRNLATLAFSVLILFGGPSNPARASDQPEEVTERARQVHDRAIVIDTHDDTPQRMVFEKGFDIGRRNENGAIDIPRMRAGGLDALFFSIWVPGDVDGPHAARRALQQIDRVREAVRTHPKDLVLATSVAGIRRAAAQGKIAALMGIEGGHMIDDDLGLLREYATLGVRYMTLTHSLNTSWADSSGDQPAHDGLTPFGKEVVREMNRLGVMVDVSHVSDKTFYDALAASAAPVIASHSSCRAVCNHPRNMTDDMLRALAKNGGVIMINFNAEFVSEEVRSASQAVNMHATAETEANAKCAKDEACKIFEIQRLYYEAMGSGHLPKATWEKILEHLDHAAQIAGVDHVGLGSDFDGAVMPLGMEDASKLPRLTGALLKKGYTEKNITKILGGNLLRVMEQVEAARDR; this comes from the coding sequence TTGACTCGAAATCTGGCGACGCTGGCATTCAGTGTGCTGATTCTGTTCGGCGGACCATCGAACCCGGCCCGGGCATCGGATCAGCCCGAGGAAGTGACGGAGCGCGCGCGCCAGGTCCACGACCGGGCGATCGTCATCGACACGCACGACGACACGCCGCAGCGGATGGTGTTCGAGAAGGGTTTCGACATCGGCCGGCGGAACGAGAACGGAGCCATCGACATCCCGCGGATGCGCGCGGGGGGACTGGATGCGCTGTTCTTCTCGATCTGGGTGCCGGGGGACGTCGACGGACCGCACGCCGCGAGACGCGCGCTGCAGCAGATCGACAGGGTGCGGGAAGCGGTCCGGACGCATCCGAAGGACCTGGTGCTGGCGACCTCGGTCGCCGGCATCCGGCGGGCGGCGGCGCAGGGGAAGATCGCGGCGCTCATGGGGATCGAAGGCGGCCACATGATCGACGACGATCTGGGCCTGCTGCGGGAGTACGCGACGCTGGGCGTGCGCTACATGACGCTGACGCACTCGCTGAACACCAGTTGGGCCGACTCCTCGGGCGACCAGCCGGCCCACGACGGCCTCACGCCGTTCGGCAAGGAAGTCGTGCGCGAGATGAACCGCCTGGGCGTCATGGTCGACGTCTCCCACGTGTCCGACAAGACGTTCTACGACGCGCTGGCGGCGAGCGCAGCGCCGGTCATCGCCTCGCATTCGTCGTGTCGCGCCGTCTGCAACCACCCGCGCAACATGACCGACGACATGCTGCGGGCGCTCGCCAAGAACGGCGGCGTCATCATGATCAATTTCAACGCCGAGTTCGTGAGCGAGGAAGTCCGATCCGCCTCGCAAGCCGTCAACATGCACGCCACGGCCGAGACGGAGGCGAACGCCAAATGCGCCAAGGACGAGGCCTGCAAGATCTTCGAGATCCAGCGGCTCTACTACGAAGCCATGGGCTCGGGTCACCTCCCGAAGGCCACGTGGGAGAAGATCCTCGAGCACCTCGATCACGCGGCGCAGATCGCGGGGGTCGATCATGTCGGGCTCGGCTCGGATTTCGACGGCGCCGTCATGCCGCTCGGCATGGAGGACGCCTCCAAGCTGCCGCGCCTCACCGGCGCGCTGCTGAAAAAGGGTTACACCGAGAAGAACATCACGAAGATCCTGGGCGGCAACCTGCTCCGGGTCATGGAGCAGGTGGAGGCGGCCCGTGACCGCTAG